A region from the Triticum urartu cultivar G1812 chromosome 1, Tu2.1, whole genome shotgun sequence genome encodes:
- the LOC125538042 gene encoding G-type lectin S-receptor-like serine/threonine-protein kinase At2g19130: MAPLYILLGLLLLHTTPWCLSAAVDEDTLMAGQSLAVGDKLVSRNGKSTLGFFQPAASSSISKSSRNATSSRSGWYLGIWFNKIPILTTVWIANREEPITHPNLNSAQLKISNDGNLAIVVNHGSNTQSIVWSTHIVNNRTHNSLNITSAAVLLNNGNLVLKESPSFDLPVWQSFDNPTDVWLAGVKFGRDKVTGFSCYGISKKSLIDPGLGSYSIELEGTRGIVLKHHNPSIEYWLYASSTASSLVPLVNSLLSLDPRTKGNKFKWCVLLPIYSDNQGSAGGIVAFRYTDLVRATKKFSEKLGGGGFGSVYKGVLSDSKTTIAVKRLDGAHQGEKQFRAEVSSVGLIQHINLVKLIGFCCEGDQRLLVYEHMLNGSLDDHLFKKRNAAAFAAVLNWNTRYQIALGVAKGLSYLHQSCHKCIIHCDIKPENILLDASFVPKVADFGLAAFVGRDFSRILTSFRGTTGYLAPEWLSGVAVTPKIDVYGFGMVLLEIISGRRNSSPETSHYTNSSSNVDQHVGYFPVQTISKLHSGDVKRLVDPQLHGDFSLEEAERICKVAGWCIQDNEFDRPTMGEVVRVLEGLQEIDVPPMPRLLAALTE, translated from the exons ATGGCTCCCCTCTACATACTACTCGGTCTTCTCCTCTTGCACACTACTCCTTGGTGCCTCTCTGCAGCCGTAGATGAGGACACTCTCATGGCAGGCCAATCGCTCGCCGTTGGCGACAAGCTCGTCTCCAGAAACGGCAAGTCCACCCTTGGCTTCTTCCAGCCCGCAGCAAGCAGCAGTATCAGTAAGTCATCCCGCAACGCCACCTCCTCAAGATCCGGCTGGTACCTTGGCATATGGTTTAATAAAATCCCAATTTTGACTACCGTCTGGATCGCTAATAGAGAGGAGCCCATCACCCACCCCAACCTCAACTCAGCACAGCTCAAGATCTCAAACGATGGCAATCTTGCCATCGTAGTAAACCATGGTAGCAACACTCAATCTATAGTTTGGTCCACTCACATTGTCAATAATAGGACACACAACAGCCTAAACATCACTAGTGCTGCTGTTCTCTTGAACAATGGAAACCTTGTCCTCAAAGAGAGCCCGTCATTTGACTTACCGGTGTGGCAGAGCTTTGATAACCCAACAGATGTTTGGCTTGCTGGTGTTAAGTTTGGTAGGGACAAGGTCACCGGCTTTAGTTGTTATGGCATCTCAAAGAAGAGCCTTATTGATCCAGGTCTCGGCTCATACAGTATCGAACTAGAAGGCACCAGGGGAATTGTCCTTAAGCACCATAACCCCTCCATAGAATACTGGCTTTATGCATCCTCCACAGCATCATCGTTGGTACCATTAGTCAATTCACTGCTAAGTTTGGATCCTCGGACTAAAG GGAACAAATTCAAGTGGTGTGTTTTGCTGCCAATATACTCTGACAATCAAGGGAGTGCTGGTGGGATTGTAGCCTTTAGATACACTGATTTAGTTCGTGCTACTAAAAAATTCTCAGAAAAGCTGGGAGGAGGTGGTTTTGGTTCAGTATACAAGGGAGTGTTAAGTGACTCAAAGACTACTATAGCAGTCAAAAGGCTTGATGGTGCCCATCAAGGAGAGAAGCAATTCAGGGCTGAGGTGAGCTCAGTTGGACTAATCCAACATATCAACCTAGTAAAATTGATTGGTTTCTGCTGTGAAGGTGATCAAAGATTACTTGTGTATGAACACATGTTAAATGGGTCTCTTGACGACCATCTATTTAAAAAGAGAAATGCTGCTGCTTTTGCTGCTGTTCTAAATTGGAACACTAGATATCAAATAGCCCTAGGAGTTGCCAAAGGATTGTCCTACTTGCATCAGAGTTGCCACAAATGCATCATACACTGTGATATTAAGCCAGAGAACATACTTCTGGATGCATCATTTGTTCCTAAAGTTGCAGACTTTGGGCTGGCAGCATTTGTGGGAAGGGATTTTAGCCGAATTCTGACTTCATTCAGAGGAACTACAGGTTATCTTGCCCCAGAGTGGCTTAGCGGAGTTGCGGTGACACCAAAAATTGATGTTTATGGCTTTGGCATGGTGCTGCTGGAAATCATATCAGGAAGGAGGAATTCGTCACCCGAGACATCACACTACACCAATAGCAGCAGCAATGTGGACCAACATGTTGGATATTTCCCTGTGCAAACCATCAGCAAGCTTCACAGCGGAGATGTAAAGAGATTGGTGGATCCACAGTTACATGGTGACTTCAGTTTGGAAGAGGCTGAAAGGATTTGCAAAGTTGCAGGCTGGTGCATCCAAGATAATGAATTTGATCGGCCGACGATGGGTGAAGTGGTCCGGGTTCTCGAGGGCCTACAGGAGATTGATGTGCCGCCGATGCCAAGACTACTTGCAGCTCTAACAGAATAG